One window from the genome of Desulfallas thermosapovorans DSM 6562 encodes:
- a CDS encoding acyl-CoA dehydratase activase translates to MGQYFLGVDIGSLTTKVVLVNTGSEMVARATGRSGYSGRTVAERLVTELLRERGMNKNEIAATVATGYGRVTFPADREVSEITCQARGIAHLFGDARTVIDIGGQDSKVIRLLPGGKVIDFAMNDKCAAGTGRFLEVMAQALELRVEDLGELAAVARKHCNISSFCTVFAESEVISHVSAGAPKADIVAGVCDAVAARVATMTSRTGLEPEVVFTGGVARNSGVVNALAKQLGCPLQVPGEPEITAALGAALFARGIIGD, encoded by the coding sequence ATGGGACAATACTTCTTGGGAGTAGATATAGGCTCCCTTACCACCAAGGTGGTGCTGGTGAACACCGGGAGCGAAATGGTAGCCAGGGCCACCGGGCGTTCAGGTTACAGCGGTCGCACTGTGGCCGAACGGCTGGTGACTGAACTACTGCGTGAAAGGGGTATGAACAAAAATGAAATAGCGGCAACGGTGGCTACCGGCTATGGCCGGGTTACCTTTCCCGCGGATCGTGAAGTATCCGAAATCACCTGCCAGGCCCGGGGCATTGCTCACCTGTTCGGTGACGCCAGGACAGTAATTGACATAGGCGGCCAGGACAGTAAAGTAATCAGACTGCTGCCCGGTGGCAAGGTGATTGACTTTGCCATGAATGACAAATGCGCGGCTGGTACGGGGCGGTTCTTGGAGGTCATGGCCCAAGCCCTGGAATTAAGGGTGGAGGACTTGGGCGAACTGGCCGCAGTAGCCCGGAAGCACTGTAATATTTCATCATTCTGCACGGTTTTTGCAGAATCTGAAGTAATTTCCCACGTGTCCGCCGGTGCACCAAAGGCAGATATCGTGGCCGGGGTTTGTGATGCTGTGGCCGCACGGGTGGCTACCATGACTTCCCGTACCGGCTTGGAACCGGAAGTGGTATTCACCGGTGGAGTTGCCCGCAACTCCGGTGTTGTAAATGCCCTGGCCAAACAACTGGGCTGCCCCTTGCAAGTGCCGGGTGAGCCGGAAATTACCGCGGCTTTGGGAGCCGCTCTATTCGCTCGGGGCATAATAGGTGATTGA
- a CDS encoding vWA domain-containing protein, producing the protein MFTGLFYGLRREGVNVSLTEWLTLMEALQYGLANSSLISFYYLARSVLVKSETQYDAFDRAFLKCFEGIETPPEITAEVLKWLENALPPLKVNPANKKPELQWNLEELKRKLAERLMQQTEQHHGGSHWIGTGGTSPFGHSGYHPAGVRIGGESVNRSAVKVAAQRAYRDFRSDETLSTRQFELALRKLRLLSTAVDGERDVLDLDATVDATGRNAGRLELVWTRGRKNKIRLLILMDSGGSMNPYQRLCSRLFNAANKSTHFRDLQFFYFHNCVYEIIFKDPFCMRRNSINTFDFLRRFGSDYRLIMVGDASMGAGELLMPYGALEWGADNEEPGMVWLQRLAGHFEHSVWLNPVPGQYWDTVEGSYTIGLIRKVFPMYELTLDGLNAAIKKLRVKK; encoded by the coding sequence ATGTTTACCGGGCTTTTTTATGGTTTACGCCGGGAAGGAGTTAATGTTTCCCTTACCGAATGGTTGACATTGATGGAGGCGTTGCAGTATGGATTAGCCAATAGCAGTTTGATAAGTTTTTACTATTTGGCCCGCTCAGTATTGGTAAAAAGTGAAACCCAGTACGACGCCTTTGACCGTGCCTTTTTAAAGTGTTTCGAAGGTATTGAAACGCCACCGGAAATAACGGCAGAAGTGCTCAAATGGCTGGAAAATGCGCTGCCACCCCTTAAGGTAAACCCGGCGAATAAAAAACCGGAACTGCAGTGGAACCTAGAAGAGTTGAAAAGAAAACTAGCCGAGCGTTTAATGCAGCAGACGGAGCAGCACCACGGGGGTTCTCATTGGATTGGTACTGGAGGTACTTCACCCTTCGGTCATTCCGGTTACCACCCGGCCGGTGTGCGCATTGGGGGAGAATCTGTTAACCGTTCAGCGGTCAAAGTGGCCGCCCAGCGTGCCTACCGTGATTTCCGCTCGGATGAAACATTGAGCACCCGGCAGTTTGAGCTGGCCCTGCGTAAATTACGCCTGCTCAGTACAGCGGTGGATGGAGAGCGGGATGTGCTCGACCTGGATGCCACTGTGGATGCCACCGGACGCAACGCCGGTCGCTTGGAACTGGTGTGGACCAGGGGGCGCAAAAATAAAATTAGGCTGCTTATTTTGATGGATTCCGGTGGTTCCATGAATCCTTACCAAAGGCTTTGCAGCCGGTTGTTTAACGCTGCCAACAAATCCACACATTTTCGTGATCTGCAGTTTTTTTATTTTCATAACTGTGTATATGAGATTATTTTTAAGGATCCCTTTTGCATGAGACGTAATTCCATTAATACTTTTGACTTTTTGCGCCGGTTTGGCTCGGATTACCGGCTTATCATGGTGGGTGATGCCAGCATGGGTGCCGGGGAATTGCTGATGCCTTACGGGGCGTTGGAATGGGGGGCTGATAACGAGGAACCGGGCATGGTGTGGTTGCAAAGACTGGCCGGCCACTTTGAACACAGTGTATGGCTAAATCCTGTACCCGGACAGTACTGGGATACGGTGGAGGGTAGCTATACCATTGGATTGATTCGCAAGGTATTTCCTATGTATGAATTGACCCTGGATGGCTTAAATGCTGCTATTAAAAAGCTCAGGGTAAAAAAATAA
- a CDS encoding C-GCAxxG-C-C family protein, giving the protein MEKDLAIEMRNKAGDNFKIGHNCAEAIFLAFRELVAPDVDPGLVKMFTAFGGGLGHAGCMCGALTASAAMVSLIKGRVGTDMGDRDVCYRLSKELHDRFEQKFGATCCRVLNPHEIDSREHMVNCLKITGNTAKLLTEYLMDKDLLPRGK; this is encoded by the coding sequence ATGGAAAAAGATCTGGCCATTGAAATGAGAAACAAAGCCGGAGACAATTTTAAGATCGGGCACAACTGCGCAGAAGCAATTTTTCTTGCCTTCCGGGAATTGGTGGCACCGGATGTTGACCCGGGCCTGGTTAAAATGTTTACCGCATTCGGGGGGGGATTGGGACATGCCGGCTGTATGTGCGGTGCACTGACAGCATCGGCGGCCATGGTTAGTTTAATTAAAGGCCGAGTTGGTACCGATATGGGGGACCGGGACGTTTGCTACCGCCTGTCCAAGGAGTTGCATGATCGCTTTGAACAAAAATTCGGGGCTACTTGCTGCCGGGTGTTAAACCCCCACGAAATAGACAGTCGCGAGCATATGGTTAATTGCCTCAAAATAACCGGTAATACCGCCAAGTTGTTGACTGAATATTTAATGGACAAGGATTTGCTGCCCCGGGGAAAGTAG
- a CDS encoding YraN family protein, whose translation MTLWRRNLGITGENMAAEYLQRKGLQIVERNFRCRLGEIDIIARQGNCLVFVEVRTRSSGACGLPQESITAAKINKLRRLSQVYLLKRSIYNVDVRFDVLAVHCAGETTINHIENAF comes from the coding sequence GTGACTTTGTGGAGACGCAATCTGGGTATCACCGGCGAAAACATGGCCGCTGAATACCTGCAAAGAAAAGGGTTACAAATTGTTGAACGTAATTTTCGGTGCCGCCTGGGGGAAATTGATATCATTGCCCGGCAGGGGAATTGCCTGGTTTTTGTGGAGGTGCGCACCAGAAGCAGCGGAGCGTGCGGTTTACCCCAGGAAAGTATAACTGCCGCCAAAATTAATAAACTGCGGCGGTTGTCCCAGGTATACCTGTTGAAAAGGTCGATATATAACGTGGATGTGCGTTTTGATGTATTGGCTGTACACTGTGCCGGGGAGACTACTATTAATCATATCGAAAATGCGTTTTAA
- a CDS encoding AAA family ATPase: MKNNMVYHGSAKYIASEELISAVNVAAALNRPLLIKGEPGTGKTMLALSIADNLKMPLLIWNIKSTTKAQDGLYIYDTVQRLYDSQFGEGDVGNIKQYIRLGKLGEAFMSPERVVLLIDEIDKADIEFPNDLLWELDQMSFYIPETGETITAKHRPIVIITSNAEKELPDAFLRRCIFHYIAFPDEEMMRQIINVHYPDLPQELVRAAVNAFYGIRNLPGLQKKPSTSELLDWVQALAVGGIDPRTIEKEIPLPGVLLKKDNDMALWRRRHGGGAGNNARVAGNKHITGYWRS; encoded by the coding sequence ATGAAGAACAACATGGTGTATCATGGCTCGGCAAAGTACATTGCCTCTGAAGAGTTAATTAGTGCCGTTAATGTGGCGGCAGCCCTTAACCGGCCACTTTTAATCAAAGGCGAACCGGGTACCGGTAAAACCATGCTGGCCCTTAGTATTGCCGACAATTTAAAAATGCCCTTGCTGATCTGGAACATCAAATCCACCACCAAAGCCCAGGATGGCCTGTATATTTATGATACCGTGCAGCGTTTGTACGATAGCCAGTTTGGCGAAGGGGATGTTGGTAATATCAAGCAGTATATCAGGTTGGGTAAACTTGGCGAAGCGTTCATGTCGCCGGAACGGGTTGTATTGCTGATTGATGAAATTGATAAGGCTGATATAGAATTTCCCAATGATTTACTATGGGAATTGGATCAAATGAGCTTTTACATTCCCGAGACCGGCGAAACAATTACGGCCAAACACCGTCCTATCGTAATTATTACCAGCAATGCTGAAAAGGAACTGCCGGATGCATTCCTGCGCAGGTGTATATTCCATTACATTGCCTTTCCGGATGAAGAGATGATGCGCCAAATTATCAATGTGCATTACCCGGACCTGCCCCAAGAGTTGGTGCGGGCTGCTGTAAATGCTTTTTACGGTATCCGAAACCTGCCCGGGTTGCAAAAAAAGCCTAGCACCAGCGAGCTTTTGGATTGGGTACAGGCCCTGGCGGTTGGTGGCATTGACCCGCGTACTATAGAAAAGGAGATACCCCTGCCCGGGGTGCTGCTTAAAAAAGACAACGATATGGCCTTATGGCGGCGCAGGCACGGCGGTGGTGCCGGTAATAACGCCCGGGTAGCGGGAAATAAACATATAACGGGTTACTGGCGGAGTTGA
- a CDS encoding 2-hydroxyacyl-CoA dehydratase subunit D has protein sequence MATKRRYLPLASTRHLEKMMTKYYALSRYHRLWGKPLKRPLAWITSGAPVELLRAFNIHPVYPENYGAICGTRRVSTDLCQVAEAAGYSQDLCSYARSHIGSILRPDLAPMGGLPKPPDMLVCCTNICGTVLKWYEALARIFNVPLLVLDTPFLPGDLTAHARQYVLEQLKEMVTALERLTGRPLNRDELNRQLARSSETIRLWKEIRQLCRATPSPLNAPDLFIHMAPIVTLRGTRQAVDYYRRLKDEVKQRVQQGQGAVEGEKIRLVWDNIAIWYQIFGFFKMFSQQGACFVTDTYSGGWVMELSPGDPLESMAATYTEIFLNRSPEFRARQMIELIQDYKADGFVMHSNRSCKPYSLVQEVIRRRVMQQTGVPGLVVEADMTDQRVYAEEPIRNRVQAFLETVGGL, from the coding sequence AAGCGACCGCTGGCCTGGATAACCAGCGGTGCCCCGGTGGAGCTATTGCGGGCATTTAATATACATCCTGTTTACCCGGAAAACTACGGGGCAATATGTGGTACGAGACGGGTATCCACCGATCTCTGCCAGGTGGCCGAAGCTGCGGGATATTCCCAGGACCTCTGCTCCTATGCCAGATCCCATATCGGCTCGATTCTGCGTCCCGACCTGGCCCCCATGGGCGGCCTGCCCAAACCGCCTGATATGCTGGTATGCTGCACTAACATTTGCGGCACCGTGCTTAAATGGTACGAAGCACTGGCCCGAATATTCAACGTGCCGCTGCTGGTGCTGGACACTCCCTTTCTCCCCGGTGACTTGACCGCTCATGCCCGGCAATATGTGCTTGAACAGCTAAAGGAAATGGTAACCGCGCTGGAACGTCTAACCGGTCGCCCTTTAAATAGAGATGAATTAAACCGGCAACTGGCCCGGAGCAGCGAAACCATCCGGCTTTGGAAGGAAATACGTCAATTATGCCGTGCCACGCCGTCGCCGCTGAACGCACCGGACTTGTTCATTCATATGGCCCCCATAGTAACCTTGCGGGGAACCCGGCAGGCGGTTGATTATTACCGTAGATTAAAGGATGAGGTTAAACAAAGGGTACAGCAGGGCCAGGGTGCGGTGGAGGGAGAAAAAATACGCCTTGTTTGGGACAATATTGCCATTTGGTACCAAATATTCGGGTTTTTTAAAATGTTTTCCCAGCAAGGCGCTTGCTTCGTTACCGATACTTACAGCGGTGGATGGGTTATGGAATTATCACCGGGCGACCCGCTGGAGAGCATGGCGGCCACATATACAGAGATTTTTTTAAACCGCTCCCCGGAATTTCGGGCCCGGCAAATGATTGAATTGATACAGGATTACAAAGCCGACGGTTTTGTCATGCACTCCAATAGATCCTGCAAACCTTATTCGCTGGTGCAGGAGGTTATCCGCCGCCGGGTAATGCAGCAGACCGGCGTTCCGGGGCTGGTGGTGGAAGCGGATATGACCGACCAAAGGGTTTATGCGGAAGAACCAATCCGCAACCGGGTGCAGGCCTTTCTGGAAACTGTGGGCGGCTTATAA